From one Melioribacteraceae bacterium genomic stretch:
- a CDS encoding DinB family protein, which produces MSNPELDKIIRHMFWADNEIWKTVLANESAKSDREIKRLLFHNHFTHYAFLKVWTGELFTFMTDNDFEDIQSIFKFVVKQNQELKEFIDNVDVSELSKIIEIPWSKYYAKESGKSPEPVTLKETMYQIVLHTHYHRAQINSRLRELEIEPPVIDFIVWLWAGQPKQ; this is translated from the coding sequence ATGAGTAACCCGGAATTAGATAAAATTATACGTCACATGTTTTGGGCAGACAACGAAATCTGGAAAACTGTTCTTGCCAATGAATCGGCTAAATCAGATCGCGAAATTAAAAGACTACTTTTCCATAATCACTTCACACATTATGCATTTCTCAAAGTGTGGACAGGGGAATTGTTTACGTTCATGACGGATAATGATTTTGAAGACATTCAATCAATATTCAAATTTGTTGTGAAACAAAATCAAGAGCTAAAAGAGTTTATTGATAATGTCGATGTTTCCGAACTTTCTAAAATTATTGAAATCCCGTGGAGCAAGTACTATGCAAAAGAATCCGGTAAATCCCCAGAGCCGGTTACATTAAAAGAAACAATGTATCAGATTGTGTTACATACCCATTACCACAGGGCACAAATAAACTCAAGGTTACGTGAATTGGAGATAGAACCGCCGGTGATTGATTTTATAGTTTGGCTATGGGCGGGTCAGCCGAAGCAATAG
- a CDS encoding YceI family protein — protein sequence MKKINIFLTVLLLSALMLSAQTKWSFDKSHSKIGFTVSHMVITDVDGKFNDYEGTVVTNGDTFEGAQVNFTIQTASIFTDNENRDNHLRSDDFFAADQHPQITFVGKSMTKVSDDKYKLVGDLTMRGTTKEVTLDVKHNGTVQDPWGNTKAGFKLTGSVDRFEYGLNWNKAIEAGGLVVGKTVYIDIDVQLKKETNTES from the coding sequence ATGAAAAAAATAAATATTTTCCTAACTGTTTTACTCTTATCCGCTCTGATGTTAAGTGCGCAAACAAAGTGGAGTTTCGATAAATCGCACTCAAAAATAGGTTTTACCGTTTCTCACATGGTTATTACAGATGTTGACGGCAAATTCAACGATTATGAAGGTACTGTTGTAACAAATGGTGATACTTTTGAGGGTGCTCAAGTTAATTTTACAATCCAAACAGCAAGTATTTTCACCGATAATGAAAATAGAGATAACCATCTACGATCGGATGATTTCTTCGCCGCAGATCAACATCCACAAATTACATTTGTTGGCAAATCAATGACTAAAGTTAGTGATGATAAATATAAATTAGTCGGCGACTTAACAATGAGAGGAACTACCAAAGAAGTAACTTTAGATGTTAAACATAACGGTACAGTACAAGATCCTTGGGGAAATACAAAAGCCGGCTTTAAATTAACCGGTTCAGTTGATAGATTTGAATACGGTTTAAATTGGAATAAGGCAATTGAAGCGGGTGGTTTAGTAGTCGGAAAAACTGTGTATATTGATATAGATGTTCAGTTGAAAAAAGAAACTAATACAGAATCATAA
- a CDS encoding FlgD immunoglobulin-like domain containing protein, protein MRKIIARAVIMFLIVATGIFIARSFRVNEIPNGNVNTCANCHVSSLGGGPRNAFGTEVENNFLDVPGASGHVLWGSQLAALDSDGDGFTNGEELQDPNGTWTTGSSQPGNPEFVTNPGDPNDFPVPTIIVSSPNGSENYSPDQQVEITWKSNLVANVSIEHSSDNGGSWNELTPSTESDGSFNWIIPNISSTQNLIKVNDLDTDESDQSNSTFTISQPVNPELMVTSPNGGENWEAGAEQTITWISADISSVSISFSTNNGISWDQITSSTISDGNYDWTIPNNIESNECKIRIKDNDSGVEDESNEVFSIFIPLNPQITLITPNGGEELEVGTQFEITWTSTDITDVSIEFSSNNGGVWSEVIASTESDGSFDWTIPNFLSDECLLRISDLNSQIYDENDAPFMIYDPTGVDDVVDLKFALSQNYPNPFNPTTTINFDLAEKSNVELKIYSLNGELVKTILDQTINPGNHRITWDGTNQFGNSVSSGVYLYRLTTDKFIDSKQMILMK, encoded by the coding sequence ATGAGAAAGATTATTGCAAGAGCAGTTATAATGTTTCTAATTGTCGCAACCGGAATTTTTATTGCGCGTTCATTTCGTGTAAACGAAATCCCAAATGGAAATGTCAATACATGTGCAAACTGTCATGTTAGCTCGCTTGGCGGAGGCCCAAGAAATGCATTTGGGACCGAGGTTGAAAATAATTTTTTGGACGTGCCGGGGGCTTCAGGACATGTTTTGTGGGGTTCTCAATTAGCGGCACTGGATTCTGACGGAGATGGTTTTACTAACGGTGAGGAATTACAAGATCCTAACGGGACATGGACAACAGGAAGTTCTCAACCGGGAAATCCTGAATTTGTTACAAATCCCGGCGATCCTAACGATTTCCCCGTTCCGACAATCATTGTATCTTCACCAAATGGCAGCGAAAACTACTCACCCGATCAACAAGTCGAAATTACATGGAAAAGTAACCTTGTAGCTAATGTATCCATTGAGCACTCAAGTGATAATGGTGGCAGCTGGAATGAGCTCACCCCCTCAACTGAATCCGATGGAAGTTTTAATTGGATAATTCCGAATATCTCTTCCACCCAAAATTTGATTAAAGTAAACGACCTTGATACAGACGAAAGCGATCAGAGCAATTCTACTTTTACAATATCCCAGCCGGTAAACCCCGAGCTTATGGTTACTTCCCCCAACGGTGGTGAAAATTGGGAAGCCGGTGCAGAGCAAACTATCACATGGATAAGTGCGGACATATCGTCTGTCTCGATTAGTTTTTCAACGAACAACGGTATTTCTTGGGATCAAATAACTTCCTCAACTATTTCAGACGGAAATTATGATTGGACAATTCCAAATAATATTGAGTCCAACGAATGCAAGATAAGAATAAAAGATAATGACAGCGGTGTAGAAGATGAAAGCAACGAAGTTTTCTCAATCTTTATTCCGCTCAATCCACAAATTACTTTAATCACTCCTAACGGAGGGGAGGAATTAGAAGTTGGAACTCAATTTGAAATTACTTGGACCAGCACAGACATAACGGATGTATCGATTGAGTTCTCGAGTAATAACGGCGGAGTATGGAGTGAAGTCATTGCATCAACTGAATCCGATGGAAGTTTTGATTGGACAATACCCAATTTTCTCTCGGATGAATGCCTACTTAGGATAAGTGATTTGAATAGCCAAATCTATGACGAGAATGATGCTCCATTCATGATTTATGATCCAACCGGTGTAGACGATGTAGTTGATCTAAAATTTGCTCTAAGCCAGAACTACCCGAATCCTTTTAACCCAACAACAACAATCAATTTCGATTTAGCTGAGAAAAGTAATGTTGAACTGAAAATTTACAGCTTAAACGGTGAACTCGTTAAGACGATTCTAGACCAAACAATTAATCCGGGAAATCATCGGATAACCTGGGATGGTACAAATCAGTTTGGAAATTCCGTTTCATCCGGAGTTTATTTATACCGCTTGACGACAGATAAATTTATAGATTCAAAACAAATGATATTAATGAAGTAA
- a CDS encoding T9SS type A sorting domain-containing protein: MHKHFFLKNTTIIFFAATLIFLINITAQEKSNLSLQHNEKQEGKYSQSKLSQSYSLPFHYSADKIFVSQVNVSSNGLNILNDAANEPSIAFDFNDANKMAIGWRQFDIITNSFRQAGYAFTTNGGLNWNFPGVIEPGVFRSDPVLDSDSEGNFYYNSLTAAGNDYWCNVYKSTDGGATWDEGVFAQGGDKQWMVIDRTNNPSNGHIYAYWNAIYSICDYSFTRSVDGGLTFEDCSYIPEEPFWGTLAVAKNGDVLICGYDYYFPDDNFIERFVFLKSTNAKFADSAVTFSEPVEVNMNGVLPDFGGPNPSGITGQINIASDNSDGINSGNIYILGTVKNPITGDPADIYVVASTDGGETWLDPVRVNDDESDTNYQWFGTLSVAPNGRIDVVWLDTRNSPANDFLSELYYSFSVDGGQTWYPNVNLLEESFDPHVGWPVQRKMGDYFDMVSDNEGVHLAWAGTFNGEQDVYYARIFTDVINNIDENKNIPNEFVLHQNYPNPFNPSTTIKFTIPLGVKRETSNVKLIVYDILGREIITLLNKPMQPGEYETEFDASDLPSGVYVYKLTAGNILQTRKMLLLK, translated from the coding sequence ATGCACAAACATTTCTTTTTAAAAAACACTACTATTATTTTCTTTGCAGCCACTCTAATTTTTCTTATTAACATAACAGCACAAGAAAAAAGTAATTTATCATTACAACACAATGAAAAGCAGGAAGGGAAATATTCTCAATCAAAATTATCGCAAAGTTACTCATTGCCTTTTCATTATTCCGCAGATAAAATATTTGTTTCACAAGTAAATGTAAGCAGTAATGGATTGAATATTCTTAACGATGCAGCTAATGAACCGTCGATAGCCTTCGATTTTAATGATGCAAATAAAATGGCAATCGGATGGCGACAATTTGATATTATCACAAATAGTTTTAGGCAAGCCGGTTATGCATTCACAACGAACGGTGGATTGAACTGGAATTTCCCGGGTGTTATTGAACCCGGTGTATTTAGATCGGACCCGGTTCTTGATTCCGATTCTGAAGGTAACTTTTATTACAATAGTTTAACGGCGGCAGGTAATGATTATTGGTGTAATGTTTATAAATCAACCGACGGCGGAGCGACTTGGGACGAAGGTGTTTTTGCACAGGGTGGAGATAAACAATGGATGGTAATCGATAGGACCAATAATCCCAGTAACGGACATATTTATGCATACTGGAATGCAATTTACAGTATTTGTGATTATTCGTTCACTAGATCTGTTGACGGCGGATTGACCTTTGAAGATTGTTCTTACATTCCGGAAGAACCGTTTTGGGGAACTTTAGCTGTTGCAAAAAATGGCGATGTACTTATTTGCGGGTATGATTATTATTTTCCCGATGATAATTTTATCGAAAGATTTGTTTTTCTTAAATCGACAAATGCTAAGTTTGCTGATTCCGCTGTTACTTTTTCGGAACCGGTTGAAGTAAATATGAACGGTGTACTGCCTGATTTTGGCGGACCAAATCCCTCCGGTATAACCGGGCAAATTAATATAGCAAGTGATAACTCGGACGGAATTAATAGTGGTAATATTTATATTCTCGGAACGGTAAAAAATCCTATCACAGGTGATCCTGCAGACATTTATGTTGTAGCAAGTACTGATGGAGGTGAAACTTGGTTAGATCCGGTAAGAGTAAATGATGATGAAAGTGACACTAATTATCAATGGTTCGGTACATTATCGGTTGCTCCGAACGGCAGAATAGATGTTGTTTGGCTAGATACCAGGAATTCTCCAGCTAATGATTTCCTATCAGAATTATATTATTCATTTTCTGTCGATGGCGGACAAACATGGTATCCGAATGTAAATCTTCTCGAGGAGAGTTTTGATCCACATGTCGGTTGGCCGGTTCAAAGAAAGATGGGCGATTATTTTGATATGGTTTCCGATAATGAGGGAGTTCATTTAGCTTGGGCAGGAACATTTAACGGAGAACAAGATGTTTATTACGCAAGAATTTTTACCGACGTAATAAATAATATAGATGAAAATAAAAACATTCCCAATGAATTTGTGTTGCATCAAAATTATCCGAACCCGTTTAACCCAAGTACGACAATAAAGTTTACAATCCCGTTAGGTGTGAAACGTGAGACGTCAAATGTGAAGTTAATTGTTTATGATATTCTTGGTAGAGAAATAATAACACTCTTAAATAAACCGATGCAACCCGGAGAATATGAAACAGAATTTGATGCGAGTGATCTTCCGAGTGGAGTATATGTATATAAACTAACAGCCGGAAATATTTTACAAACGCGCAAAATGCTGCTTTTGAAATAA
- a CDS encoding winged helix DNA-binding protein: MKLEEEIKQNSFNNELQKLAVNIIYTHSWLISHQSKVFDKYNITTQQYNILRILRGQYPKPTTVSLLKGRMLDKMSDASRLVERLRTKDLVERNHSKEDRRRAEVIITEKGLKLLEELDSIDESIKNLFSNISEEEAKAVNVIFDKLRG, from the coding sequence ATGAAACTTGAAGAAGAAATAAAACAAAATAGCTTCAATAATGAATTACAAAAGCTGGCTGTGAATATCATCTATACTCACAGCTGGCTAATATCTCATCAATCAAAAGTATTCGATAAGTATAACATTACAACTCAGCAATACAATATACTTCGAATATTGCGCGGACAATATCCCAAACCAACAACCGTTAGTTTATTAAAAGGACGTATGTTGGATAAGATGAGTGATGCATCACGCCTTGTTGAGAGATTACGAACAAAAGATTTGGTCGAGAGAAATCATAGTAAAGAAGACAGAAGACGCGCTGAAGTAATTATAACCGAAAAGGGATTGAAGCTGCTGGAAGAACTGGATTCTATTGACGAAAGTATTAAAAATCTCTTTAGTAATATTTCCGAAGAAGAAGCTAAAGCAGTAAATGTTATTTTTGATAAATTGCGGGGCTAA
- a CDS encoding SpoIIE family protein phosphatase — protein MTRSQQIDCNDCSNYTDLIQRLLFFHKISQNILEKKPLPDLLNEIINSSKILLNAEASSLLLYDKQENHLYFHTVSGEKKKDLTRKKLNLGEGIAGWVAKHKSVLNIDDCYEDDRFNKDFDKATGFRTRNMLCAPMIRKNELVGVIQVINKKGNKLFDQEDIDLFNVLASECALAIENARLAEVEIKTEQLNYELNIAHQIQQKLLPSKLPEIPGFDISATLIAAKEIGGDYFNVININEDQTLVFVADVSGKSVSAALIVSTIYSFIQTYLIISKEQFDLKEFVASLNRFLITSTTQDKFATAWFGLFSHQEKSLLSINAGHNPTYMFISRESKLVQLTKGGLLLGSIDFPYDAELISLKKNDMIIFYTDGIPEAMNKMNKEYGEERFEKLIVKNSEYTPDKILQRIITNLNRYRGSTEQSDDITFGIVKVK, from the coding sequence ATGACAAGATCACAACAGATTGATTGTAATGATTGTTCAAATTACACCGATTTAATACAACGATTATTATTCTTCCATAAAATTTCTCAAAATATTTTAGAGAAAAAGCCACTCCCGGATCTCCTTAATGAAATCATTAATTCCAGCAAAATTCTACTTAATGCAGAAGCAAGCTCTCTTTTGCTTTACGATAAACAAGAAAATCATCTTTACTTTCACACAGTTTCTGGAGAGAAAAAGAAAGATCTGACTCGTAAAAAGTTAAATCTTGGTGAAGGAATAGCCGGCTGGGTTGCAAAACATAAAAGTGTGCTCAATATTGACGACTGTTACGAAGACGACAGATTTAATAAAGATTTTGATAAAGCAACTGGCTTCAGAACAAGAAACATGCTTTGTGCTCCAATGATAAGGAAGAATGAACTTGTTGGAGTTATCCAAGTAATTAATAAAAAAGGGAACAAGCTTTTTGATCAAGAAGATATTGACTTATTTAATGTTCTTGCCTCCGAGTGTGCACTTGCAATTGAAAATGCTCGCCTAGCAGAAGTTGAAATAAAAACCGAACAACTTAATTATGAGTTGAACATTGCTCATCAAATACAGCAAAAGTTATTGCCTTCAAAGCTTCCCGAAATTCCCGGGTTTGATATTAGTGCAACTTTAATTGCAGCTAAGGAAATTGGCGGCGATTATTTTAATGTTATTAATATTAATGAAGACCAAACTTTAGTTTTTGTAGCCGATGTCTCAGGCAAAAGTGTATCGGCAGCATTAATAGTTTCAACAATATACTCGTTTATTCAGACCTACTTAATAATTAGTAAAGAGCAATTTGATTTGAAAGAGTTTGTTGCTTCTTTAAATAGGTTTTTAATTACTTCAACTACTCAAGATAAATTTGCAACTGCATGGTTTGGATTGTTTAGTCATCAAGAAAAATCTTTGTTAAGTATAAATGCCGGACACAATCCGACTTATATGTTTATTAGTCGTGAATCTAAACTAGTTCAACTAACTAAAGGCGGATTATTATTAGGCAGCATTGATTTTCCTTATGACGCCGAATTAATTTCTCTCAAAAAAAATGATATGATCATTTTTTACACTGACGGTATTCCCGAAGCAATGAACAAAATGAATAAAGAATACGGTGAAGAAAGATTTGAAAAACTAATAGTGAAAAATTCTGAATATACCCCGGATAAAATCCTACAAAGAATAATAACAAATCTAAATAGATACAGAGGAAGCACAGAACAAAGCGATGATATAACTTTTGGGATTGTTAAAGTTAAGTAG
- a CDS encoding trehalase family glycosidase: MKAGKLLILLFTATAFYSQERIPVEFSIKSLQADSVFVAGSFNNWSGSLNPLEKINDTDWRTKLYLDPGYYYYKFVVNNNWIPDPSNDWKINDGGESFNSIIKVGNPPTPKRKKQSIQFPKHLVPEPILENEPLLIELYYAAWEMAWNKITRGTSQNGFVNFYMDEGFNELIYQWDTNFMAGFGIYASNLFPAIQSLDNFYSKQREDGYIQRVYWESNGQPASIPTIDEPMINPPLFAWIEWRYYQITGDKSRLKNVLPNLTKYYDWINNNLRDSLGQGLYYTTQLGSGMDNIPRTNVGKAGWIDFSAQMALAAKMIVNIASFVGDNKTVLKFTDEYSRITKLINQLCWDEDSQFYYDLREDKKLSDVMHIGGFWTLLSETATRDRAEALFKHLANPDEFWRSHMIPALAANQPMYDSSGHYWLGGVWAPTNYMVIKGVENYGQHELADQIVENHLYKMAEIYFDFEPSVDKIAFEERYADGYRTIWECYSPEYTEPATRWDDTFYSRQDFVGWSGLGPIAMLIENVIGIELNVPQNKITWRIDRSDKHGIKNLNYLDGKVSLLVEPSDSHLAFNVTSTHKFDLLIVYKGKSTLREIYVGSNLFIIE, encoded by the coding sequence ATGAAAGCAGGTAAGTTATTAATATTGTTATTCACTGCAACAGCATTCTATTCGCAGGAAAGAATCCCCGTTGAGTTTTCAATCAAGTCGCTCCAAGCCGATTCGGTTTTTGTCGCCGGAAGTTTTAATAATTGGTCTGGTAGTCTTAATCCGCTTGAAAAGATTAATGATACTGACTGGCGAACAAAGCTTTATCTAGATCCGGGATATTATTATTACAAATTTGTGGTAAATAACAATTGGATTCCAGATCCTTCAAATGATTGGAAAATCAATGACGGTGGAGAGAGTTTCAATTCAATAATTAAAGTTGGTAATCCACCAACCCCAAAAAGAAAAAAACAATCAATTCAATTTCCGAAACATCTTGTACCAGAACCGATATTAGAAAATGAACCTTTGTTAATTGAACTATATTATGCTGCATGGGAAATGGCTTGGAATAAAATTACTCGCGGAACTTCTCAAAACGGATTTGTAAATTTTTATATGGATGAAGGATTTAATGAACTTATCTATCAGTGGGACACAAATTTTATGGCAGGTTTTGGAATATATGCTTCCAATTTATTCCCGGCAATTCAATCTCTCGATAACTTTTATAGTAAACAAAGAGAGGACGGATACATACAAAGAGTATATTGGGAATCAAATGGTCAACCCGCAAGTATTCCGACAATAGACGAACCAATGATCAATCCCCCTCTATTCGCTTGGATTGAATGGAGATATTACCAAATCACCGGTGATAAATCACGATTGAAAAATGTATTGCCAAATTTGACTAAGTATTACGATTGGATTAACAACAACCTTCGTGATTCTCTCGGACAAGGTTTGTATTACACAACTCAACTTGGAAGTGGGATGGATAATATTCCACGAACGAATGTTGGTAAAGCCGGCTGGATTGACTTTTCGGCTCAGATGGCTCTTGCCGCTAAAATGATTGTAAATATCGCATCTTTTGTCGGTGATAATAAAACAGTTTTAAAATTTACGGATGAATATTCTCGCATAACAAAACTAATAAATCAACTTTGCTGGGATGAAGATTCTCAATTTTATTATGATTTAAGAGAAGATAAAAAACTGAGCGATGTTATGCACATAGGTGGATTTTGGACATTGCTTTCGGAAACAGCTACTCGCGATAGAGCAGAAGCATTATTTAAACATCTTGCAAATCCGGATGAGTTTTGGCGATCGCATATGATACCCGCACTTGCCGCAAACCAGCCGATGTATGATTCGAGTGGTCATTATTGGCTTGGCGGAGTTTGGGCACCGACAAATTATATGGTGATCAAAGGTGTGGAAAATTATGGGCAGCATGAGCTTGCAGATCAAATTGTTGAAAATCATCTTTATAAAATGGCGGAAATCTATTTCGATTTTGAACCAAGTGTAGATAAAATAGCTTTCGAGGAAAGATACGCCGATGGTTATAGAACAATTTGGGAATGTTACTCGCCTGAATATACTGAACCTGCTACAAGATGGGATGATACTTTTTATTCACGACAAGATTTTGTGGGATGGTCGGGTCTCGGTCCGATTGCTATGCTGATTGAAAATGTGATCGGTATTGAATTGAACGTTCCGCAAAATAAGATAACTTGGCGGATTGATAGAAGCGATAAGCATGGTATAAAAAATTTGAATTACCTTGACGGTAAAGTAAGTCTTCTTGTTGAACCAAGTGATAGTCATTTAGCTTTCAACGTAACCTCAACTCACAAATTCGATTTGTTGATTGTGTATAAAGGTAAGTCCACACTTCGAGAAATTTATGTTGGTTCCAATCTTTTTATAATTGAGTGA